Part of the Mytilus edulis chromosome 9, xbMytEdul2.2, whole genome shotgun sequence genome, CAACTGGCGGTAGTGTTAGAAAATTGCAGTGGAAGAAAGCCAGAGAGGCAGTAATACCACCAAAACAAGCCAGGGCATCCTTCAAACAAAGGAATATTTCAATTGTGAGTTCCGCAACTACATCACCCATATCTTCTCCTGCTGTGTCTCCGGTATCTACTCCATCAAATTCTCCACAAACTTCACCCACTCAACCTCCAATGATTTCTCCTGCTTTGTCAGTCTCTTCTCATACCCCAGAACAGCTTCCACAAACAAACAGTTTAGGAGTTCATTTTAAAGTAGGAGACAATGTCTGCATTGCAAGTGGCGGCAAGACTTATGACTTTGCAACTGTGGAAAAGATATGGACCTCAAGAGTCGACATTACCTACCTAAAAAAAGCTGGGCCTAAGCTTTCAACATGGAAGTTGGGTAGTGGTAAACTTTACAAAGACAGTATTCATAAGAACAGTGTCTTTCATTGCTTGGGCAAAGTAGATCTAGTAGAGGGTCAGCTAATGCAGACAATAAAGAAAAAACTAAATAGTCTTTTTTAGTagacaattttgtaaaaacatgtAAAGTTTGACTTTTGAAATATGTTATCTTATTgtcattgaaattttattttcagattttatcaaaatttactaGTAATTTAAGGGCCCTTTATGAACcgaggcttcgtgttgaaggcttTTCATTGActaataattgtttacttttttaaattgttatttggatggagagttgtctcattgacactcacaccacatcttcctatatctataagttAACAGTTTTGATTATAGGTTAAGCTAGCtgattgtttttttgtatatatttatgtaaatatttcagGTTTCAATtaagatatataatataaaatactcattgaataaaaatatatttaattcatttaagaCTGTTCTCTCCTCTTCTATCTTAAAAAACTTGCCAGTAATTGGGAATCCTATAGCTTTGTTTTAAGTTTATCCATGAACTACCATTTAAAAATTTTGCACACTAACTCCGACTTTTTTCCCTTAAATGTATCACGTAGAGTTAAAAATgtcatgtttacaaaactatagaaatttttgttatattttcatgggttttgaaagaaaaaatgtgCCAATGTTAAGTGTAGGAAAGTTGAACACAATATTTATTTTCTGCCAAattttcaatacatgtatttatcttgAAAAAACGCACACAGACCAATTATTTGTTTTCTGCTTTTTCAGTccctttatttatattaaatcaatTTGTAATAGTATTGTAAAAAGCTGGTTATTTTTACACTGAGTAGAAAATaccctttaacatgttaaattaaGGAgataagaaacacaaaaaatactttgtttattgttgaactTAGTTGTCTTGTATTTTTATTGTTAACAGGCAAATATGTTTTGAATGTTGAATTGTCACTTTACTGTTTGTCATCTTGCAggaaaaaattaaatttctttttgtcgAGACTTTGGGTTTTCCCTGTGTTAttgttatactgtggattcattattattcgttggataccaattttcgtggctttcgtggatacaggtgaaccacgaaattaaatgttcaacgaataacaaattttctataggcttatatgcagacttcggcaaaaccacgaaatttaatatccacgaacatgcaagttttcgtaatccacgaaaattggtgcccacgaaaataaatgaatccacagtagtatttATAAGTTCAAAAATGGTTAGTGAGAGAAGTTGTATAATAGGTTCTTGTTTTGGGAAAAAGATATATATAGGTAAAATATGCAAAGACGTACTTTGGCGGTTCAAAAGGTGGGGTTCAgttatgttatattattttttcacAGAATGTATGATTTACAATATCAAATATGACTTCAGTccatttaaataatgtattggacattttgtaatttgttttgtttgaatattgttgttataatatatatgtttatttataatgttattaacatgattaaaattgcTAGCTAGAAAAGAGAAATGTTATTGCTAGCAACTAAACCTATACCtagagttttgttttatttattatacgaAGGATTAACAAATGcagaaaaaatgtttatatagatttacatattaCTATCTACACTTACACTTCCAAAGAAAAAATAATCTGCTTTAATTCAttaaggggaataactctaacTTAACAATTGGAAAACTAGTTTGACCTAGTGTTAAGTACATTCAAGACAGATTTTAGCATGTCAAGAATatatcaagaaaaattaagacacaattcaaaatgttaagaatgtgtcgagacataaTGAGGAAAAAAAAGAATGTCGAGAATCCGTCGAGacataatgagaaaaaaaaaagaatatcgaGAATCCGTCGAGACATAATGAGGAAAAAAAAGAATGTCGAGAATctgtcgagaaattttaagacagtattcaaatgtcgagaatttgtcaagaattttttagaaattattcagaatgtcgagaatatgtcgagTAAATTTCATACTTATTTAATACAAGtcagaatttgtcaagaaaaattaagacataaTTCATTCTTTTTGAGattgtcgagtaaaagttcatgcaaatcgagacaaaaactggtcttttcagacttttggaCTTTTGTAGTGTCTATTATTCTATAATCTTTATCATAATTTGAAGTATATTTATTGTAAGCTTTTACATGTCTAGGACCTAATACTCCAGAAAATCCTCCTCTTATTCCTTTCTCAAACAATTGTAACATATCAACATCAGTCAACAATTCTAATTTTATTCCTGTATATTTTAATCCACATTGCCATGTTAAACCTGGAGCAGAATAACAATAACATGGGTCTATTTCATGatattttataaagaattttctaaatttttcgAATGCATCGGCTAAGATAAGAACATCTGTTTTGAGATATAAATTATGATAGTCTAATAAAGTTTTACAATTATAATGTTCCCAGACTCTTTGTGCATGTTTGTACTCTTCTTTtgtaattgtttctttttttaatttagaataaaaatTTTCTATTTCAGGAAgttttttatcttcaattttttttatagaatctaTGTATTCATATGGATAGAatcctttttgttttaaaagagctATATTACCTTTAAACTCTTTTTCTAAAATAGGAAACTCTTCCATTGATTTGGCAATATCTGATAAGCCTTTTAACATAAATCTATATGAATCTAggaatcttatttttttataatttgatccATAATCTATAGAAATATAATTTTCTGAGTTTTTAGaaagaagttttactttattaTATTCATCTTCATATTTCATTAATTCTTCGATTAAAAAATGGAAATCATAATTCGATCCATTATGAAAGAACACGGGTATTAATTTTGTTGCTTTACCTTCTTTTGTGTTACACGATTGACACGCTGCTCCTCTATATTTACCTGAAAGATGATTATGTTCTCTTACTTTTTCGCTTTCTTTAAATTCTTCTCCACAAATATAACATCCGGTTGCTTCTTGAAATTCATCTTCTTCATGATTATTTaatattggtttttttcttttcgtTAAGGTAGATCTTATAAGTTATTTCTTTGTATATCTTCATTACTTTTTCCACATATTTTTCTACTGCATCATCACCAACATAAGAAAAGTATTGTGGTTTATATATTTCTGGATAATCAGAATGAACATACATACCATAACTATTTATTTCTTGTTTACTTATTGGTTTTATATAAGATTTATTAGGATCTGGAGTACATGATTGCATGGGTATATTATATGCTTCGAAATCACAATATATAACAAAtggtaatttatttttaaaatgatgattATTGAATTCAAGAATATTTTTTCCTGGTTTTGGCATTATGGTTTTACAATGTTCGTTatcataacatatttttttatgttttattagtgTTTCTTCTCTTTGAAATCCTTGCAAACAATTTCTACATATAAACGATTTATTTCTATTCTTATCACACATAAAACTATTTAAATCTTTAATTAGACAATAATGAGTATTTTCGTTACTTTCAATGTATAAGAGATCAATTACGTTTTTACTTTCTACATTTGATATATAAACTGGATGTAaagattgtttatttgtttgatcCTCTAAATCAAATACATTTATACAAATACTTACATTATTTTGTTTCTCTACTTTTGGGATATCTTTTATTGATACAGGATATTCAATTCCTTTcatgttaatttcattttcatattctttatattttgttactctttgtttgtctttattgGCTGGAAATAAACTTGCTAATATTGACCAAAGAAAACACTTATTATCCCTTTTATTTTGGACAATAATAATATTACTTGATTTAAATTGAAGGGGAATATAAGACGAAGCTCtttgatattcatatttatatagttttactTTTACACTTTTGATACCATCGAAAACAAAACCAGATCCTCTTTCTTGAAATTTATCTACCCAAGCTTTAAATTTATCtaacaaattattgtaaaatgtagATAAATTGTTTTGTGTTAGGACAACTTCAACAGGATGAGAGTAATGACTTTCTATTCTATCAAATGCCATAGGAGTTGTAAATTCACTtgttattattatctttattttcaaaGGAAATTGATTAATAactattttatcttttaataagtttatgtATTTAGTTGCATTGATTTCTTCTATATCATCAATAGTAGTTTCAGTAATAAGTTCTTTAAAGGATTTTTTAAATCccattttgtaatattaaattttaattatattattttcttgGATATAAATTCCAATAAGTAGGATTTCTAAACATAAATTCATCATaagcttgtttatatttttctttgttattttgataatgattttgttttgaaGGTTTTAAACATTCTTTACATGCAGATTTAACTCCCAGTGGTTTGtcttttgatttataatatttaCTTAATAACTTGTATTCATTACAAATTGAACAATGTTTTCtcatttccatttaaaaaaaaaacattttagttaCTTCAAAATGTCTAAAACAAATCTAACAAATAAATTAGCAGATGAACTACATCATAGAGTTGTAAAATCTTTTCCTAAAAGACGTGTTTATGTTCATTCAATAGATCAAACATGGGCAGTTGATTTAATAGATATGCAaccatattcaaaacaaaataaacactataaatatttattagcaGTTATAGATGTTTTTAGTAAATATGGTTGGTTAAtccctttgaaaaataaaacaggagtAACAGTCAGTGaagcttttaaaacattatttaaagaaagaaaaccaaTATATATTTGGTCAGATAAAGGATCCGAATTTTATAATCGACAAGTAAAAGAAttgttaaaagataataacataaAGTTATATTCAACTGAGAATGAAGAAAAATCCAGTGTAGTGGAACGATGGATAGGAACAATGAAACAACATATGTATAAATACTTTACTGCTaatgaaacttttaaatattatgatatattagataaattagttaaaaattataataatacagtacattcttcaattaaaatgacACCTGTTGAAGCAAGtaaatcaaaaaatgaattaacagtgTATAAAAATTTATATCCAGAAAAGgaagagaaaattaaaaaaccTAAATTTAAAGCAGGTACTAGAGtaagaataacaaaaaagaagGGTAAATTTGAAAAGGGTTATACTACTCGTTGGactaaagaaatatttgtaattgaaaaagttttaaatacaattccttttacttataaaataattgatttaaaaggcgaagaaataacaGGTGCTTTCTATGAACAAGAATTACAAATGACTaagttttaaatctttattaTAACACTCATTTGTAAAAACTTAAACACAAGATAAAGTATTTGCGAAATTACAAGTTATCATCCATGTACATATAACAGTCACTCAGGTATGTAGAAATACAAAATCCATTATCAGTTAATAGTCAACACATAATCCTTAGCAACGGCGCTCTAGCTGGAGCGCGGGGTTGAAAGGTCACTCACTCTGAGAAGATTGTGTTTCAACCTGTATTATTGGTTGATTTTGAGTGAGCCAATACCGCCTAATCTCCTCACTATATAAAAACATTGCTTTCAATTCTTTTCTCATGGAATAGACTTCAATGAAAGGTAGTCCAACAGTAGAAAACCTTCTTGAGAGGAAGAAATACTGACCGACATGAAAAACCACAACACACTAAAAAGCACACACGTTTTCTCATCACTGATAATTAAAACGAAAAGAACGCACCAGTCTTCTATATGTTTACATGTGATGACAACATTGTCTAGGCAACATGTAAACATACTCTTGACAACCATGTAAATATTTCCAATGATCGATTTAGTCTATTTAAAAGTCATGTCCTATTAAATAGCAAATGTAAAAAGCAATTTAAGTTGTAGTCGTATTGATCCGTTTTATTAGTAGActatattgataaaattaattaaaaatcaaGGTTGGGGCGCACTGGGGAAATTATTTTTCTCTTAAATCCCACAGAATTCTTTCTCTGCCAGTTATCccggtttttttattttttttttttttttggaatttttttgttgttttttgggtgtttttaataacgttttttttttccaaagtaaaaaaaatatttttttgggagtaagaaaatttggtgttttttgggtgttttttgcttttttttatgaaaatttagggctcttttacttgaaatgagggtaattttttgggggtcaaatttttttttttggagggggatATAGGTGTGTGATATTGTgtggggtccttacttattcattaaGCTCTCATACTggtctgaaatagagatagaaataggggtttctttACATTGAATATaccttatttttgacaaagaatgtatttatgatgttatatcagcaagattaaatggtttattcattttccatgcaaataccattagttgttaagattttctgacagtgaaaagcacaataaaggcaaattgattatgtaaggggacataatttaacttaatgcatacatgagaaatagacaaacagtcaacttagagatgtgttcttgtacatgtattcactggggtaaatgtgatctccgtaactgcagttacgtatatcCAAAGATGGCGGACGATGTTTCtggtcaatatttcttttgtcaATTCTGTAATAGTTCTGTTTTATTCTTCGGTATTTCGTATCTTATTTAAAGTATTGCCAAGTTTGAAACTGAAATACAATGCTTCTTTTCATAGTTCAACCGCTAAATGGAgaaatcatcatttaaaaaaatcgcGAGGATATGGGTAACTGCATAGACTGATATCCGTAACTGTAATAAACGTTTAGAGAAGGATATCCGTAACTGCTTCATTCATTATGTTCGATTTAATAGTTCGTTCATCATTTTTGTCGGAAATAAAATTGTCATAAATtcgtcaaaatatatataatcatcGGGATGAAAATATATGCCCATAatgttataacaacattagaaaaaTTCCACTGTTAATGACGGCTTCCCGTTAGACTATATCCTTCGGACGTTGGATATGTAATAACTGAGAATACAAGTCTTAGATGCAGGagttttttaattagttttttttttgctctGATCTAGCTTTCAGTACTTCcgattactctcagatctgctTAAATTTAGTGtcagtttttttgtgtttttttttttaatgtacaagTACCCTCCCACGTGCAATTTGtttgtga contains:
- the LOC139489328 gene encoding uncharacterized protein isoform X2 yields the protein MLNPSSQDITMATLQNFNTQSDRGDQPPKCDLRCKCCAVQMAFGLVCACNLTKESVGTQTDILVLNMTTEDYFKPKTTAFKLLQNQITSVLHTTKLSSTSDKTFEDSVSEVINFINDLPDTPRTREKVRTRFRKRMYNQKGYEKTKELAIATGGSVRKLQWKKAREAVIPPKQARASFKQRNISIVSSATTSPISSPAVSPVSTPSNSPQTSPTQPPMISPALSVSSHTPEQLPQTNSLGVHFKVGDNVCIASGGKTYDFATVEKIWTSRVDITYLKKAGPKLSTWKLGSGKLYKDSIHKNSVFHCLGKVDLVEGQLMQTIKKKLNSLF